A region from the Penaeus vannamei isolate JL-2024 unplaced genomic scaffold, ASM4276789v1 unanchor5364, whole genome shotgun sequence genome encodes:
- the LOC113827494 gene encoding zinc finger protein 271-like, producing MSILPDRIPLDPFMDKEILGTGVRIKEELSEGITEEIFLEIKEEPYDYADEVNEVKVKHEFPSFKDVEDPRNEVPCDIIEDCNSLSRTPFVVEEFGKESSSEEDQEENNEIHKEFTEIKKDRRKLKHFLCEMCGKTFYNKAHIRIHMRVHTKEKPYSCEMCNKAFSTKTGQRKHKRVHTKEKPYCCEICNKAFSQKNSLVKHMRVHTKEKPYSCEICSRAFSDKYNLSQHIRVHTKEKPYLCEICNKAFKQNSARMLHMRLHTNERPYSCKICNKAYTQNSALVMHMKFHTKEKPYNCEICNKGFTVKCSLVTHMRVHTKEKPYSCEICNKDFSQKSGLVKHKRVHTKEKPYRCETCSRAFSDKYNLSQHIRVHTKEKPYKCGSCSKAFAQNRSRVMHMRLHTKEKP from the coding sequence ATGAGTATTCTCCCTGACCGGATTCCTTTGGACCCATTCATGGACAAGGAAATACTTGGCACAGGAGTCCGTATCAAAGAAGAGCTTAGTGAAGGTATCACTGAAGAGATTTTcctagaaataaaagaagaaccaTATGATTATGCAGATGAAGTGAACGAAGTGAAAGTGAAACATGAATTCCCTTCCTTTAAGGATGTTGAAGATCCTAGGAATGAAGTCCCGTGTGATATTATTGAGGATTGCAATTCCTTGTCGAGAACACCATTTGTGGTTGAGGAATTTGGGAAAGAAAGCTCATCAGAAGAGGATCAGGAAGAGAATAATGAAATTCATAAAGAGtttacagaaataaaaaaggataggAGGAAATTGAAGCATTTTTTATGTGAAATGTGTGGCAAAACATTCTATAATAAAGCACATATAAGGATTCATATGAGAGTACacacaaaggagaagccatacaGCTGTGAGATGTGCAACAAAGCTTTCTCAACCAAAACGGGCCAAAGGAAGCACAAAAGAGTACacacaaaggagaagccatactGCTGTGAAATATGTAATAAAGCCTTCTCACAGAAAAATAGTTTAGTAAAGCACATGAGAGTtcatacaaaggagaaaccatatAGTTGTGAAATTTGCAGTAGAGCCTTCTCAGATAAATACAACTTAAGCCAACACATacgagtacatacaaaggagaagccatactTATGTGAGATTTGCAACAAGGCTTTTAAACAAAATAGTGCCCGAATGCTACACATGAGATTACATACAAATGAGAGACCTTATAGCTGTAAGATTTGCAATAAGGCATACACGCAGAATAGTGCCCTAGTGATGCACATGAAATTTCATACAAAAGAGAAGCCATATAATTGTGAGATTTGTAACAAGGGCTTCACTGTAAAATGCAGTCTAGTAACACACATGAGAGTACacacaaaggagaagccatacaGCTGTGAGATTTGCAATAAAGACTTCTCACAGAAAAGTGGTTTGGTAAAGCACAAGAGAGttcatacaaaggagaagccatatAGATGTGAGACTTGCAGTAGAGCCTTCTCGGATAAATATAACTTAAGCCAACACATTAGAGttcatacaaaggagaagccatacaAATGTGGGAGTTGCAGTAAAGCCTTTGCACAGAATAGGTCCCGAGTGATGCACATGAGATTGCATACAAAAGAAAAGCCATAA